The DNA region TGACGCCCATTCCCGATCGGGCCATGGCATAGGCGCAACATACGCAGGCCGGATTCCCCTGCTCCGAATCGATTACGTGTTTTTGTCGCCGGCTTTCGAATCCCGCTCCAGCACAGTTTTACCTTCATCATTGTCCGACCATTACCCTGTTGTGGTTACTTTTGCAAAACGCACCTCTGCGCAAGATTAAGTCTCCACAATGCACTTTAAACTTGTTTCCGATTTTCAGCCCACAGGCGACCAGCCACAAGCCATCGCGCAGCTGGTTGATGGCTTACACCGTGGCGACCGGCATCAGGTGCTGCTTGGAGTCACCGGATCCGGTAAAACTTTCACCATTGCCAATGTGCTCGCGCAGGTGAACCGCCCTGCCCTAGTGCTTAGCCACAACAAAACACTGGCAGCCCAGCTCTACGGCGAGTTCAAACAGTTTTTTCCGGAAAATGCCGTGGAGTATTTCGTTTCCTACTACGACTATTATCAGCCCGAAGCTTACATCCCGAGCACAAACACTTATATAGAAAAAGACCTTTCGATCAACGACGAAATCGAAAAACTGAGGCTGAGTGCCACTTCCTCCCTGCTCTCAGGCAGGCGCGATGTGATTGTTGTTTCTTCCGTTTCGTGCATATATGGAATCGGAAACCCGGACGATTTCACCAACAACATTATCCATCTTTCTGTCGGACAGCGCATTAGTCGGAACTACCTCCTCAATCTGCTGGTCAATGCCTTATACAGCCGCACCATGGCAGAGCCGGGAAGGGGCCAGTTTCGGGTGAGAGGCGAGGTGCTCGATGTATTCCCAGCCTATCTCGACTACGGTTTCAGAATCATCTTTTTCGGAGATGAAATTGAGCAAATCGAAATTATAGAAACCAATACCGGTAAACGGATTGAACGCCTGACCGAGGCCACCCTCTATCCGGCAAACATCTTTGTCACTTCGCCCGACAGAATGAAGCTGGCACTCATTCAGATTCAGCAGGATATGATCCGGCAGGTGGAATATTTCAATGAGATTGGCAAGCACGAGGAAGCCCGAAGGCTGGAAGACCGCGTGACTTACGACCTTGAGATGATGCGCGAACTTGGGTATTGCAGCGGCATCGAAAACTACTCGTTGTATTTCGACGGACGCAAGCCTGGATCGAGGCCCTTCTGTCTGCTCGACTACTTCCCGGAAGATTACATCACCATCATTGACGAAAGTCATGTCACCATCCCCCAGCTTCGGGCCATGTATGGTGGCGACCGCTCGCGCAAGCAGGTGCTGGTGGAATACGGTTTCAGATTACCTGCAGCCCTGGATAACAGACCTTTGAAGTTTGATGAGTTTGAAGCGCTATGCGGGCAAACCATCTACGTGAGCGCCACTCCTGCTGATTATGAACTTCAGAAATCAGAAGGCGTGGTGGTGGAACAACTGATCCGGCCAACCGGACTACTCGACCCTGTGATAGAGGTAAGGCCAAGCATCAATCAGATTGACGACCTGCTCGACGAAATCAGCCAGGTTGTAAAAAAAGGCCAGAGGGCGCTTGTGACCACCCTCACCAAACGCATGGCCGAAGAACTCAACAAATACCTGCTGAAGCTTGATATCCGGAGCCGCTACATCCATTCTGATGTGGAAACGCTTGAGCGCGTGGAAATTATGAGGGGTTTGAGGCTTGGAGAATTCGATGTGCTCGTGGGTGTAAACCTGCTTCGCGAAGGCCTTGATCTTCCGGAAGTTAGCCTGGTGGCTATCCTGGACGCAGATAAGGAAGGTTTCCTGCGCAGCGAACGGTCGCTGACCCAAACAGCAGGTCGTGCTGCCCGAAACGCCGACAGCAAAGTGATTTTTTATGCGCATACCATCACCGGCAGCATGCAGCGGACGATAGACGAAACCAACCGAAGAAGACAAAAACAACTGGAATACAACGCATTGCACGGAATCACCCCTACGACAATCATCAAATCGACCACAGCAGTTCTGGGCCAGAGTGCAATTGTCGATATCGCGGCAGAAAAGAATCAGGAATATCCGCTACACGATACCCAGGCTTCGCTGGCCTCCGATCCGGTGATCAAATATTTAAAACCGGATGAAATCAGGAAGATCATTTCGCAGCACAAGCGTTCGATGCAGGAGGCCGTGAAGGAGCTCGATTTTATTGAAGCTGCCCGCCTTCGTGACGAGATTGCCGAACTGGAACGCTTGCTTGCAGAGAAATCAAACTGAAAAATTCTTATTATTAGATTCCTTGTCTCATTTTTGGAATGTAACAAGGTATTTTTCATGAACCAAATTTTGTTGGAAAAAAATTTTTCTTTCAAACCTTGCGGATTTGGTTAATTTTGCGTGGTGGTGGGAAATATTAGTAATTTGGGGCATGGAATAAAACTGGCAAAAACAACCCGGAACTAAACACATGAAAAAGAAGATTCTTGTTGTGGACGACGAAATGAGCATCCGATTGTTGCTCGAAAATTATCTTGGAAAAACCGTAACCCTTCGGCCACGAGCGTGTTGCTTGTTATTTTGGATTTTTTATTGGGAGTAGTTTGTACAGTTGGTTGGCCGGGTGGTCTGGAAGTACCTCGAGGGTATGGCTGAGCCAGCCAAAAGGTTCTACTTCATTGAGTTTGCAAGTGGCTAACAAGGAATAAATCATGGCTGCGCGCTTTGCTCCCTCATGCGAGCCTGCAAACAGATAGTTTTTTCGGCCAAGGGCTAAGGACGTATGGTGTTTTCAATCAGGTTGTTGTCCATTTGATATCGTCCGTCATCGAGGTATCTTATCAGTCTTGGCCAAAGGGTCAACATGTAAGTGATGGCCTGGCCAATGGCGCTTTGGGCAAGACACAGGCATGTTGCTCACTGAGCCACCGATGCAACTGCTCAAGCACAGGTTGGGCCTGTTGCTGTCTGAGGATTTTTATCTCATCATGGTTCAGGGATTCTCTTTTGCCATGCGCTCAATCTGGTATAGCTTGCCTATAAGCAACAGGGCAGTTTCAGCCCGTTGGCTGTCGTTATCCAATGCCTTTTCAAAATTGCGTCTGGCATGTGCCATGCAGGCAGTTGCAAGATATGGCCTTTGAGTCTTAATCCGTTGTATGCTGCATAACCATCGGTTTGAAGCACTCCGCTAAAGTCTTTCAAAAACTTCCGGGCCTTCGCGTCCGCGCCCTGCTGGTAGTCGAATACCACAAGGCGCTCCATCGGATCGTGGTACACCCAGAGGTAACCTTTGTGTGTTGAGCCCGGCTTGTCTTTTGTCAATACTGCAATGGGCGTTTCATCGGCCTGAAGGTAGCCCGAGGATTGAACTTTTGCCACAAGGCTATGGTATAGCGGTTCAAGCAACTGACAGCTGGCGCTGAACCATCCGTTGATGGTTGACTCTGACAACTGAAGCTTCTGACGTTTGAACATTTGTACCTGACGGTAAAATGGCAGGTGATCTGCGTATTTACTCACTATCAGGTGAGCCAACATGCTTGCGCCGGCATTACCTTTCTCGATAGGCAGGCTCGGAAGCTCGGCTATGGCTATCTGTGTTTGTTCCTGGTTCTGACCAAGCACATACTTGGGGCGCACAATCGCCTGACATAGATGCTGCCAGGCTCGTATTCAAGTACCTCCGTGATGGCATTACCAATGAAGCGGGCGCCCTCAGGAAGGTTCTGTGGTTCGATGACCTGCTGTTTGCGTGGCAAATGGGCCGGAAGTTCAAGACGAAGCGGTTGTTGCTTGTCTTTTTGCCCGGCTTTTGTGGGTGTAGTTTATTTGCTGGGTCTGGGGCTCCGGTTTCTGAGGTTCCGGCAGCTCGAAAAGGGTTAGTTGATTGGGATTGGGCCACAAACCGTTCGCTCTTTGCACCAAATAGCATACGCTGGCTGGGCAAGTTCATGCTGAGCAGCTGGAGCTGACCACCAGCGCATCATTCCATACCATGTCCTTATGCCGTGCAAGCTCTTGACGAAGCATATTGAGCTCGGCCAGTAAGGCTTGATGTGCTGCTTTGGAAATAGTGATTGTTTCTGTGCTTGCCATAGGGCAAAATTCAGAATCAACCTGCTGGAAATGACCGCCTTAAACCTTAGTTTCCAACAAAATCATGTCGATAAAATCGCTTGTTTTTCTTGCATTTTCCATTGAAATACCATTGATTATCATCACCAGCTGGCTATAGTCGAGCATCTGGTTTTTCACCCCATCCATACTTTGTTTGGGCAGTTGCAGCCTGCCTTGCTCGAGTCGCTTGTAAAACAGTACGAACCCTCCGGGTTCCCACCGAGCTTTTGATGCAGTTGCGTGGCTTGTTAATGAAAATGTACAAATCTCCGTCTGGGGTTTTGGCCAAGCTTGCTTGTGACCAGCCCGTAAGCCGTCGAAACTTTTACCATGTCTGTTGGCTCAAGGTAGAGAAAATACCTTGCCGAAGTAATGGAAAACATATCATCACATCCGGATTAAACATTTGAGCAGCGATACAGGGGTAGACAACGGCACATGTAGCTCAATGCCATTGGGATAACGAATCAACAGGTTTGTGCTACATGGCCCATTCAACTGCACAAAGCCTCCAGTTGCCTGCTCCTTTGAACGATACTTATTTACCCAGTAACGAAATGTGTAAAGCTTCATCCCATTTGCCATTGCAAACGACCTTTGACTTTGACCACTGCTCCACTGCTCAACAAAAAACATTTTGTCTTTGCGCTCTTTACGAATCATATCCCAAAAATTTTAAGCGCAAATATCTGCAACCCAACCCCATCCTAAAATATGCTCGTGGCCGAAGGGTTACGAAAAACCTACGACGTCTTTACAAAAAGTGATGGTTTGGAGGCAATGAAATGGCTGCAGGACGGTAATCTTCCCGATTTGATAGTTGCTGACATTCAGATGCCAAACCTTGATGGCATTCAATTTTTAACCCAGATCAGAGCAAGTGGGTTTTTCAAGGAAATTCCGCTTATCATGCTCAGTGGCATCGAGAGTAGCCAGGAAAAAGTAAAGTGCCTGAAGATGGGTGCAAACGATTATGTGGTCAAACCATTTAACCCCGAAGAACTCGCCTTGCGTATTGAATTGCTTTTGGCACGAAAATAGCTCCGGCAGAAAATTTACCAGGAATCATAACCAATGCAACGCATTCTTTATATTGGAGGCAATCATGCCAACACCCGTGGACTTCAGGCCCTGGATGCCTCCTATGACATAAAGATTGTAAGCAACGGGCTTGAAGCTATCAACACAATTCATAAAGGGTTTGAACCCGAATGCATTATTTCCGAACTATATCTTCCGGGAGTAAATGCAATAGAAGTTTTCAAGCTTCTCAGATCGCAAAATATCGCATCAGGCACTCCATTTATCATTTATTCCGAGAAAGAAAACCCTGAAATGAAGTTGGTTGCCCACAAGTTGGGTGTGGACGATTTTTTTGAAGAAAATTTTGAGCCCGAAGAAATCATGCTCAGGGCTTCATTTCTTGCGCAGCTGAAACAATTGAACATCACCACAGAGGCATCAACAACCTCGATCCGGGAATATAAACTGCCCTGGGAAAAGCGGCTGTTCGACATTGTTGTATCGCTCGTTGCTTTGATTCTATTGTTGCCTTTATTCATCATTGTGGCCATTGCTATCAGGCTGGAATCGAAAGGAAAAGTATGGTACTCCTCCAAACGTGTGGGAACGGGTTACAAAATATTTGACTTTTATAAGTTCAGATCCATGTACACCGGCGCCGACAAGGACCTTACAAAATTTAAGCACCTGAACCAATATCAGTCCAAATCGGAAGAGCTGACCTCAGAAGAGATGGATGAGGCCTGCCCACGTTGTGCCGCGCTGCCTGAAGGATCAAGTTGCTCACCAATATTATATAAGGAAGGAAAGAAAATATGCGAATATTGGTATCAGGAACTGAAAAAGAAGAAAAAGGGTGCTACATTCATCAAAATCAAGGATGACCCACGTGTGACGAAAGTCGGCAGATTTATCAGAAACACCAGCATCGACGAGCTGCCGCAGCTGATTAATGTGCTTAAGGGGGATATGTCGATTGTGGGCAATCGTCCCCTGCCGCTTTACGAAGCTGAACAACTTACATCAGATGACTGGAGTGCACGTTTTCTTGGACCAGCAGGCATCACAGGCCTGTGGCAGGTGGAAAAACGCGGAAAGAAAGGGGTGATGTCGGACGAAGAACGCAAAGCCCTTGACAATCATTATGCACAAACCTATTCATTCTGGGGAGATA from Bacteroidota bacterium includes:
- a CDS encoding response regulator transcription factor, coding for MLVAEGLRKTYDVFTKSDGLEAMKWLQDGNLPDLIVADIQMPNLDGIQFLTQIRASGFFKEIPLIMLSGIESSQEKVKCLKMGANDYVVKPFNPEELALRIELLLARK
- a CDS encoding IS66 family transposase, encoding MRPKYVLGQNQEQTQIAIAELPSLPIEKGNAGASMLAHLIVSKYADHLPFYRQVQMFKRQKLQLSESTINGWFSASCQLLEPLYHSLVAKVQSSGYLQADETPIAVLTKDKPGSTHKGYLWVYHDPMERLVVFDYQQGADAKARKFLKDFSGVLQTDGYAAYNGLRLKGHILQLPAWHMPDAILKRHWITTANGLKLPCCL
- a CDS encoding transposase domain-containing protein; the protein is MIYSLLATCKLNEVEPFGWLSHTLEVLPDHPANQLYKLLPIKNPK
- a CDS encoding sugar transferase yields the protein MQRILYIGGNHANTRGLQALDASYDIKIVSNGLEAINTIHKGFEPECIISELYLPGVNAIEVFKLLRSQNIASGTPFIIYSEKENPEMKLVAHKLGVDDFFEENFEPEEIMLRASFLAQLKQLNITTEASTTSIREYKLPWEKRLFDIVVSLVALILLLPLFIIVAIAIRLESKGKVWYSSKRVGTGYKIFDFYKFRSMYTGADKDLTKFKHLNQYQSKSEELTSEEMDEACPRCAALPEGSSCSPILYKEGKKICEYWYQELKKKKKGATFIKIKDDPRVTKVGRFIRNTSIDELPQLINVLKGDMSIVGNRPLPLYEAEQLTSDDWSARFLGPAGITGLWQVEKRGKKGVMSDEERKALDNHYAQTYSFWGDIKLILRTIPALFQKENV
- a CDS encoding IS66 family insertion sequence element accessory protein TnpB; this encodes MCTFSLTSHATASKARWEPGGFVLFYKRLEQGRLQLPKQSMDGVKNQMLDYSQLVMIINGISMENARKTSDFIDMILLETKV
- a CDS encoding transposase, translated to MLTLWPRLIRYLDDGRYQMDNNLIENTIRP
- the uvrB gene encoding excinuclease ABC subunit UvrB, translated to MHFKLVSDFQPTGDQPQAIAQLVDGLHRGDRHQVLLGVTGSGKTFTIANVLAQVNRPALVLSHNKTLAAQLYGEFKQFFPENAVEYFVSYYDYYQPEAYIPSTNTYIEKDLSINDEIEKLRLSATSSLLSGRRDVIVVSSVSCIYGIGNPDDFTNNIIHLSVGQRISRNYLLNLLVNALYSRTMAEPGRGQFRVRGEVLDVFPAYLDYGFRIIFFGDEIEQIEIIETNTGKRIERLTEATLYPANIFVTSPDRMKLALIQIQQDMIRQVEYFNEIGKHEEARRLEDRVTYDLEMMRELGYCSGIENYSLYFDGRKPGSRPFCLLDYFPEDYITIIDESHVTIPQLRAMYGGDRSRKQVLVEYGFRLPAALDNRPLKFDEFEALCGQTIYVSATPADYELQKSEGVVVEQLIRPTGLLDPVIEVRPSINQIDDLLDEISQVVKKGQRALVTTLTKRMAEELNKYLLKLDIRSRYIHSDVETLERVEIMRGLRLGEFDVLVGVNLLREGLDLPEVSLVAILDADKEGFLRSERSLTQTAGRAARNADSKVIFYAHTITGSMQRTIDETNRRRQKQLEYNALHGITPTTIIKSTTAVLGQSAIVDIAAEKNQEYPLHDTQASLASDPVIKYLKPDEIRKIISQHKRSMQEAVKELDFIEAARLRDEIAELERLLAEKSN